Proteins from a single region of Schistocerca gregaria isolate iqSchGreg1 chromosome 3, iqSchGreg1.2, whole genome shotgun sequence:
- the LOC126355947 gene encoding probable chitinase 10, giving the protein MKGFIVASLWLVLTTSAALGSPVGSCSTFSGSGAVTFLRDDRNCSVFYECVSTEPTMMVCPSGLHFNAVLKVCDWPAAAGCSAATPPQPEADRPAPPDAQTVIFTREPSSTAPAPVDVIPVKPQGSTECPAVGGCPRYNGDDTLVIQLPHAFNCSRFCKCDHGQAVTFECPSGLQYNKAEGICDWPVNAKCVPDRGFAGMWSPPQPDGPADSSRRRRSWNLLRFP; this is encoded by the exons ATGAAAG GTTTCATCGTAGCCAGCCTCTGGCTAGTCCTGACGACGAGCGCTGCCCTCGGTTCACCCGTCGGCAGCTGCTCCACGTTCTCCGGCTCGGGCGCGGTAACCTTCCTGCGGGACGACAGGAACTGCTCCGTCTTCTACGAGTGCGTCTCCACCGAGCCCACCATGATGGTGTGCCCCAGCGGGCTGCACTTCAACGCGGTGCTCAAGGTGTGTGACTGGCCGGCAGCCGCGGGCTGCTCCGCCGCCACGCCGCCCCAACCCGAGGCGGACAGGCCGGCGCCGCCCGACGCCCAGACCGTCATCTTCACGCGCGAGCCGTCCAGCACGGCGCCCGCGCCTGTCGACGTCATTCCAGTGAAGCCGCAAGGAAGCACGGAGTGCCCCGCCGTCGGCGGCTGTCCCAGGTACAACGGCGACGACACTCTGGTGATCCAGCTGCCGCACGCTTTCAACTGCAGCCGCTTCTGCAAGTGCGACCACGGGCAGGCGGTGACGTTCGAATGTCCCAGCGGGCTGCAGTACAACAAGGCCGAAGGCATCTGCGACTGGCCTGTCAACGCCAAGTGCGTGCCCGACAGAGGATTCGCTGGTATGTGGTCTCCGCCGCAGCCGGATGGTCCCGCCGACTCGTCCAGGCGACGACGCTCCTGGAACCTCCTCCGCTTCCCCTAG